Genomic DNA from Dysgonomonas mossii:
TTTGGAATAAATTCTATCTTTGTATCATTATGAGAAAATCGGTTTTAGTACTACTTTCTTTTTCAAATACTTCTTCAGCAAAAGACTAAAGGGTAGGGTAGTGCGCGTTTCTGACGGCGACACGGTAACACTACCCATTTTTAGAACTGATGATATCGTATTATTGTATATATATCCTGTAGAAACCATACTGTGTATTACGATAACCTTGCCGCCAATCATTCTCTTTAAGGGTATTGAGGTCGGAAGAGGATTCGAACCTATCTAAAAGGTATTGCGATCTTTGCCTAACCACCCGACCATTGTATTCTTTTACTTTAATTAAATAATCTATAAGTCCGAAAGGAAAAGCTTTTGGACTTCTCTTTATGATTACTTTAAATCCTCTACTGAAGCTCCAAAGTTGATATGCAAAACATTTCCGTTAGTTAACACCAATGCTGGAACAGATTTTACAACTGTATTCTCAGCTACTTTTACATTTGCTTTATTTGTACCCAGATGTATTACTTCAACCTGACCTTTAGGGATAAGATTTAAAATATCTTCTTCTGCACTTATACAAACAGGACAATCTGCATGGTGAAAAATTGCCTTTTTCAGATTTACTTAGTTTTTAATAAAATAATTACTTTCCGTTATCATAGAAAGTATCTCTTAGCTCTTGCAATACAAAAGTATTACATATGAGGATTGTCATAGTGGTGCAGTTTTAATATAAATATACAGTCCAGTTATTATATATACGCTTTGAATTGGACTGGCATTTAATCTAAATACTGGACCATGTATCTGGTCCAAATACGCTATACTTTTGCTATTTGAAAAATATTAACCTCGGGTAAAGAATATTTGATTATGATAAATTCAGATTACGAAGTATTTAATCTTATTGAACAAGAATTAGAAAGACAACAGACATCAATAGAACTGATAGCATCAGAGAATATTGTGAGTAAGTCTGTAATGAGAGCTGCCGGATCGGTACTAACCAACAAGTATGCAGAAGGGTTACCTTACAAAAGATATTATGGAGGATGTCAATATATTGATGGGATAGAGACACTCGCTATAGAGCGAGCAAAAAAACTATTTGGTGCAGAATGGGTAAATGTCCAGCCGCATTCGGGTTCGCAAGCTAATATTGCAGTTTTTCATGCTTTATTAAAGCCAAAAGATAAGATATTGGGCTTTAGTTTAAATCATGGCGGTCATTTAACTCATGGTTCACCGGTGAATTTTTCGGGTAGGATGTATGATGCTTATTTCTATGGAGTAAAAAGAGAAACCGGACTTATAGACTATCAGGAACTGGAGCAAAAAGCTTTGGCTATAAAACCAGAAATGATAATAGCGGGTGCATCTGCCTATTCAAGGGATTGGGACTACAAACGAATCAGGCAAATAGCCGATAAAATTGGTGCAATAGTGCTGGCTGATATTGCTCATCCGGCAGGACTAATAGCAAAAGGTTTGTTAAACGATCCACTACCTCATTGCCATATAATAACTACCACTACCCATAAAACACTAAGAGGTCCTAGAGGTGGTATGATTATGATCGGAAAAGATTTTGAAAATACTATTGGAGAAAAAGATAATAAAGGAAATTATAAGATGATGTCCTTATTTTTAGATTCCGCTGTTTTTCCGGGAACTCAAGGAGGTCCGCTAGAGCATATTATAGCTGCAAAAGCTATTGCATTTAAAGAAGCGCTAAGTGAAGATTACTATAGCTATGCTACTCAGGTTGTAAAGAATGCAAAAAAGCTTGCAAGTTCATTGATGGATAAAGGCTACAAAATTATTTCGGATGGAACAGACAATCATTTAATGCTAATAGATTTATCTAACAAATCAATTGATGGGAGGTCTGCACAAGAGCTTTTAGATTCTGTTGGTATTACAGCTAATAAGAACATGATACCTTATGATGAAAAGTCACCTTTTATTACTTCGGGAATTAGATTTGGAACAGCAGCCCTTACCTCACGAGGACTAAAAGAGGAAAACATGGATGATGTTGCAAATCTTATAGATTCTGTATTAACAAACAAAATGTGTATAATAACACTGAATAGATTAAGAGAAAGAGTTCGAGAATTTATATCAGAATTTCCGATTTATTCAAATTGTTAGATTATGGATACAGTGAAAAATAATCTTTTTGTAATTCATCAAAGAATAAAAGTAGCTTGTGATAGAGCAAACCGTGATGCTAATGATGTAAGATTATTATTAGCAACAAAAACGGTTCCGGCTGAGAGGATAGGATTTGCATTAGAATGTGGAGAAACTTTAATAGGGGAAAATAAAGTACAAGAATTAAAAGAAAAAGAAGAGAAACTGACTCATTATAATTGTGAAAAACATTATATCGGTCATTTACAAACGAATAAAGTTAAAGAAGTCCTAAAATATGTGTCTTGTATAGAGTCTATAGATAGACTTGATCTAGTACAAAAGTTAGATCAACGGCTACAGTTTGAAGGCAAAAGTATAGACATACTGGTGCAGGTAAACACATCCTATGAGGAGAGTAAATTCGGCTTAGATCCAATAAATGTTATTTCATTTATAAAAGAGGTCGCAAAATATGATACATTGAAAATCAAAGGCTTGATGACAATAGGTTTATTCAGTGCTGAAGAAGAAAAGGTAAGAAGATGCTTCAGGTTACTAAAAGATATCCAACAACAAGTTATTGAAGAGAATATATTGAATGTAAATATGACTGAACTATCGATGGGGATGAGCGGAGACTTAGAAGTTGCCATTGAAGAAGGAGCAACTATTGTTCGTGTTGGTACTGCTATTTTCGGAGAGCGAATTTATCCGAATAGCTACTATTGGAATGAATTGGGAAAACTTAATTGAAACTAAAAAATATAGAAATGAATATATGCGGATTATTTGATATGGATGGGGTTATT
This window encodes:
- the glyA gene encoding serine hydroxymethyltransferase, with the translated sequence MINSDYEVFNLIEQELERQQTSIELIASENIVSKSVMRAAGSVLTNKYAEGLPYKRYYGGCQYIDGIETLAIERAKKLFGAEWVNVQPHSGSQANIAVFHALLKPKDKILGFSLNHGGHLTHGSPVNFSGRMYDAYFYGVKRETGLIDYQELEQKALAIKPEMIIAGASAYSRDWDYKRIRQIADKIGAIVLADIAHPAGLIAKGLLNDPLPHCHIITTTTHKTLRGPRGGMIMIGKDFENTIGEKDNKGNYKMMSLFLDSAVFPGTQGGPLEHIIAAKAIAFKEALSEDYYSYATQVVKNAKKLASSLMDKGYKIISDGTDNHLMLIDLSNKSIDGRSAQELLDSVGITANKNMIPYDEKSPFITSGIRFGTAALTSRGLKEENMDDVANLIDSVLTNKMCIITLNRLRERVREFISEFPIYSNC
- a CDS encoding YggS family pyridoxal phosphate-dependent enzyme; this encodes MDTVKNNLFVIHQRIKVACDRANRDANDVRLLLATKTVPAERIGFALECGETLIGENKVQELKEKEEKLTHYNCEKHYIGHLQTNKVKEVLKYVSCIESIDRLDLVQKLDQRLQFEGKSIDILVQVNTSYEESKFGLDPINVISFIKEVAKYDTLKIKGLMTIGLFSAEEEKVRRCFRLLKDIQQQVIEENILNVNMTELSMGMSGDLEVAIEEGATIVRVGTAIFGERIYPNSYYWNELGKLN